The DNA region AAAAGACCGcttctcaccaacgagactcaaagcagaATCACAAAAGcacagatacttcatgccgctagtctcacattttccactacgccagttttaaaagtgttagcaGCTCgttaggcttgtaaacaaaccgtgcaccacgaagatgtagtCTGTCagcctcagagctgatgaggtaacagGGCTACAGCACagaccgtttgtgcaggtgagagtgcggaccggctggggatcCGCCTGGAGGATTCATTTGAATACTGCAGCCTGCTTGGCGATTTCAGTATTGCGAAGACCAAAATACTGGAAGAACAATGAACTAAAGTTATATCGTGCATATCTGCATTCCACTTGTTCTTaaccccacacaccctgcagAGGGCATTCAAGTGCACTAATGCtactaaataaattaaaaacggGTGAATCCCCTTAGATGTAAGCGCCTGTACAGAGAGGCTTCTCCCTCAGCTCAAGCTTTGTGTGGGCGTGACTTCTGGCTTggctctgtgtgggtgtggcttaTGGCTCACACTCTGTGTGGGCATGGCTTATGGCTCAGACTGTGTGGGCGTGGCTTCTGCCAGCAGGGAGCTTCTCTCACCTTCTCCACCGATGCCTGGTTGCTGTGGGGAAGAAGGTAACCCACAAAGCTGGTCAGCCTCAAACACCGTGGGCGTCATGTAGTCAGCTCAGAGGCATCAGCTCAGAAGCCCTCAGGCACAGATgaagagagacgtgtgtgtgtgttgtaccttAAAAATGTACATGCTTTGTAAAACCACAGGGCTCGTCAAACCCAGCTTCTTAACCACATTCTGTTGGTTGAGGGAGAAAGTGagaaaacacatatacacacacacaatatatatattatatatatacacacacacacacacacacacacacacacacacacacacacacacacacatacacatatatatatatatatatatatatatatatatatatatatatatatatatatatataagcaagAGCTGTAATTAACTACAGTTTCAGGGATAATTTGTATGAAAAATGTCAATTATGCCATTTATATTCGAGCAAAGAGTATAGAGTTCAGAGATTATAGGTCACTTACCTGGACTTTAGGAGAATGAGTGATGGATTTAAACACAGGTTCATAGGCATGGAGAGCTACACAGACAGGAGAAGAGTCACAGACAGAGAATTAGATAAACATGTCagtttacacacaaacacatgcctcCATGGGCAGATGAAGACAGAACAGATGGAACGTAGCTGTACAGACTACAATAATCCAGACATTGGTTCTTCAGATGACCCACCGTGCCCAATCTTGTTTAGCGAGCGTTCTCTCGGCACAATGAATTCACCTGGGACAGAAACAACAGGGTGAGAACAGAGGATTCTGGCAACCCAGACCATTACAGGGCTGGCTATGCTCTAGTAGCCAGATCACACACCTCTGTCATCGAAGACTCCTTTCTCGAAGAAAAATCGGACCTGGTCCCCACTCGTGATGAAATATTCTGCGTTTCCCTGGTGGGGAAATGGTGATCACATGACCCCAGGGTGAGATTGTACATGCAAATTACACTGAATACACTAAGCATGACCTCATTAATGTCATGGCAGAGGTAATTAACACAGACCTCATTAATGTCATGTCAGAAGAAATAAACAAAAGCCTCATTAATGTTATGGCAGAAGGAATAAACAAAGACCTCATTAAGGTCATGGTAGAGATAGCACAGACCTCATTAACGCCATGGCTGAGGTGATCAACACAGTCCACGCTGATGTTATGGCAGACCTGCTAGGACTTTGGTCATTGCTTAGAAATGTTAATTATAACTTCTAACTCCCATCTTCaaacatggtcagcaacaaaaATTGTCAAGATAAAGAAATATTATGATTAATACTGCAAAAATAGAATTATGACTTTCCAATCTTGAACTGGCAGTATTCAAGCGTACAGAGAGGGATGAAGTGCAGGAGAATAAAACCACATGTGAGCAGCAGTGTTTGAGCTTCTGATCTGTATTCTTTCACCTGTGAGGTGTTTGACCAGTGTCACACTGCCAGGCCACACACCTGTGTAAGGTGTTCCCAGTAGAGCATGTGTTCATGTCACTGGTGTAGATGAACAGGTAGAGCAGAGGACATGGAGATGGAGGCTTCATATTTGACTTTGGATGAATCAGGGTTTTAGTTACAACTTTATAGACTTTTGAGACGTATTACCTGAGGCTAAAAGACACATCTGTGTTTAGTTGACTCCACAGATATTTCAACATTATCTTCTGAACATATTCACTATAAAGGTGATTTGTAGATCTGCAGTCATCtctgtacaatatatattagCAGGCCTGACCAGAGCCAAGGAAGTCCAGCTGCTGACTGAGGCCACGGAGCCCTGCTGCCCCCTGGGGTATTTGAACCAGATCCACTGTGTTTGGGGCAGGATCAGGGCTAGACCTGATCTGGGAAGGGCAGAAGAGCTGTGGGTGACAGCCAGGAGAGGAGAAGAACCCTTCAGCCGTACCCCAACCTTGATGGAGTGAAACGAACCAACAGTCCATATGGAGCCTCCAACACACTAAACCCAACAGACCACTCCAGCACTCTGAGGAACAAACACTGCATCTGGGCACCAAAAGAGTTTGACTCTCAAACACCCTGCTGTGTTCAAACAGCTTCATACTTCTCCAGTGCAcgagcacacacaaacacagctgtcTACAGGAATTAAGGGCGACGTGACTAACGCAGTCCCCAACAGAACCGCTTACTGGCTTTGTTCTAGGGGCTTATGGAGACCACACGATTCTACTTAACCATGCAGACCTGGGAGGTCTTACCTGCATCTTCACAGACCAAATATTCGcggcaaaaacaaacaaaacaacatctCCAACGGGGCCTCTAAGACTTTTTTATTTCATGATTACTGCATGAGGCGAGACACCGGCGGACGGCGTCATTACCTGAGTCTTCAACTGCTCGTCGTGGTCGGTGGAGAACTGCACGCGGCAGTGCGCCGGCACGTCCATCCGCGCGACGATCTCGCTCGCGCGCTCCCGCAACGCGTCGCACTCCCTCGCGCTCAAAAACCCTTCCAGCGCGAGGAAGCCGTCCGCGCGGAACTGTCCTCACAACCGGGGAAGTCACATTCCGTCAGCACACCATTAGGCGACGTGATATACTTGTTAACACACGTTCGCACACCTCTAAAGTCGTTAATGTCGTATCGTTCTCGGATAAACACATATTTTAGAGCGGTTAAGCCCTCGGAATTATTGAGAAAGTGATTTGAAAGCGCGCTAAACAGACTTCAAGCAACCATCATCGCGATAtataaaagcatttattttgttCGACCGGAACATTCGTCTGATCGTTTGCCTCTCGGGTAGGCTACATAATACATAATCTACCCCACCTGTTGCGCTCAAAGAACGCAAAATACCTTTTCCAAACGACGTCGTGTAGGCCTATCGAGAAGTCTGTTTTGCGGTTAAGAGTGTTTTGCACGACACAGGTTGAACGTCATTAGTTTGACTCACCTTTTGGACGTCCTTCTCGGTTAGGATATCCATTCTTAGTTCTGCAGAGAAAGACAGCGGTAACTCAACCGGGTAcaagaccaacacacacacacacactcccccccagCACCATGTGATCTCGACATGTCACTCTCGATAACACTGTGGCATGGCGATGCTGTAAGTGGATTTTGGACCAGTGAACTGTTCTCATATTTCAGTTCAGGGGAGAAACATTATCTCAATATTAGTTTAACGGATCCAGGGGTGCAGTACTGTACACAGGTACAGAGTACGACTGTAGAGGATGGAGTGTGTATGCCAGCCACACAAGCGTGTTCAATAATTCGCCATGCAATCCCTCATAATCCCCACACATACGTGCAGCAAAGCAGCCTTTTCAACGGGTGCTAAAGAACCAATACAGTAGTTTAAAACTATATTTACCATTCTAATAACGATTATAAATATTACAATAAAACATGGTTTATAATATAGTCTTGAAAAGACGTATGTGGTGGATTAACATGACAGCGTGTGAAGGCTCTTTACACAGCAGTTTGTAAACTAGGCAATCAATACAAGCGGCCGGTCCCCTGACCAAAAGGGCTTTAGGACTTTACGATTTAAAAATGTAGTATACAGTGTTTACTAATGTAGGGCTCTTTTAGGATTGTCAGTAATCTGTTATTGTATAAGGTTACTTATATTAAAATAGACGACGGAAGGAAGCCCATTCTATGCCAgtcacatttttacatttaaacgAATCTGAATTCAACTTGTCCGTTGGTCCTAGGTGTGCTTGGCCAGCCCCAATTGTACCCTGCCTGCTAGTCACGGGTTGTTGTTTCATTCACcaaccactagagggcactgGTACACAGCCCATAAAACACGTCCCCAACAACTAAACTTTCATACCTGTCGTACAAGAAACTTCCTATAATACCGACGAAGCAACGTATATCTCTACGTAAACGACAACTGCTAATTAGCTTCGTTAAGACTCAGAAGATTCAGAGGGCCTGTTGCAGTTTGATAAACCGGGTTGACATGACCACATGGCTGCATAGTCAATGAAACATTTGTTAACATTAATATCTACAGTTGGTTTTATTCAGGTTAACAGATTGTTTGAAAACACTAATTTGTTACACTGTGTGTTGAGGAGACCCTTAAGGACTGATCTGGGCTCTGGGCTTGTTCTTACCTCTTCCTACATTCTCTACTGCTCTGCAAGGGGTCTGATCTTGGATCAGCTCTGAACAAGTTCCTCTGAACAGGGAGTTTTGTATCTCAGGCACACACTCTACGAAAGAAAGAACGAGTGCGTGGTGCCCGTGTTAGTTGTGAATGGAAATTCTAACGTGGCTAGTTGTTTGAACTCAGACTGGAGTCTGCCCAACCTACAGCACAGACTCACTGTGTTTCCCAGGGCTAAGGcaccgctgtgtgtgtgtgtgtggtgtatttggACAATGAGTTCTTTTAAGAAGgatattcccccccccccccccacgagactaggtgtatgtttttgtttaatgAATGTTCCCAGCATGAGGCGtgcacatacatgtgtgtgtgtgtgtgtgtgagggggggaggggggtgttatAATGTGTTTTACAGATGTGTTTGTCAGCTTTTACAGTAATTCTGCCATTTTAACGTGATTATGTACAGCTGAATTTTGGTTGAAAACAGGTCATATCTGTTTGAAGCAGACACACATGTATGAAAAGCATCACCTCCATTGTAATCCGAGAGGAACAGAAAAATAGCCAGAGACACCTCCAGGAAGCTTTATTATAATCCTCGGGAGGaaataatgttaaaaacaaaacaagaaacaaaagCAGTTACTgttaatacaaaaaaaaagttaCTGCATGTGATCGTCTGGTGCAAACAAGTTTGCAGAGTTTTTTTTGCAAAAAGATATAAAATCAAAAACCAAAATGTTCATTTAGTCTACACGACGACCTCAGATGATCAGTTCCTAAGAAATAAGGCCATATTAGTGCGAGTGCGCTGCCATGGCAGCCATCATTATTACATCAGCGCATTGCATCATAATTCCCTTTTGTTTTGGCAACCAAGCAGCTTGCGGGATCCACGTACATGTCACACGGCAACATAAAGTCCTTCAGTGTTTCAGATTGACCAACAACTGTCCAAGTTTCCTGAAGGTTCTTCTAGTAGCTCTGCGGCCTCTCCAGAAAGCATAGCTTGTGAGAATACTTGGCTCGTAGACTGCAGCCTGCGTGGCCGTAGGCAGCTGACCTGTGGCCTTCAGTCATGTGCAGTACAGTGATTGCTCTTAGCACAGGTTCAAGTTTAGAAGAGCTCTCACTTCTAGCTCCATGTCTGTGTCAGTCAAGGATCAACCTTGTGTTTTTCGCTTAATatacaaaaccaaacaaaataaacaacaaaccaatcaaaaagctaaaaaaaataattaaaataaaaaacggACCACTTCAGTGCCACCGTGCTCCCCCTCGGGTCAGGGGTCAAGCCTGCTCCTTGTCGGCTCTCCAGAGCTGCTCCTTGACCTCGGGGGGCAGCGTCTTGAagagctcctcctccaccacgagGCCGGAGCGCTTGAGCAGACGGCACTCGCCCAGCTCCACGGGGAGGCCCTCCAGACGGTTCCCACGCAGCTCCAGCTGGGTCAGGCCCGTCAGCTCGCCGAAGCGCGAGGGCAGCGCGCTCAGACAGTTGCTGCCCAGGCTGAGTGTGCGCAGCTTCTTACACTGGAACAACTCGGGGGGCAGCGTCTCTAtctgagggagggagaagagaaTACACATCAGTAAAGGTGCTCAACAcaccctgcgtgtgtgtgtgtgagggagggagtgtgtgtgtgtgtgagggagggagagggagtgtgtgtgtgagggagtgtgtgtgtgtgtgtgtgtatgtgagagagggagggagagagggagtgtgtgtgtgtgtgtgtgtgtgtgtatgtgagagggagggagagagggagtgtgtgtgtgtgtgtgtgtgtacagaggagCAACAATAGTGGCTACAGGACAGGTCTGTGAGGCAGTGAGTCCAGGTGGAGCCGAGACCATTTCAACCATCACAGACCGGCCACTTCAACACACAGACCGGCCAGTTCAGTCACAACACTGGGTGCCTGTGTTTGCACTTTAAGTGTTTCCTGTAAAATGTGAGACCTTATAAACTtgccattttctctctctctctctctctctctctctctctcacacacacacacacacacacacacacacacacacacacacacacacacacacacacacacacacacacacacacacacacacacccctctcatgGCTGAAACTCCCACTCTCCTCCAGTTCTGGAAGTAGGGGGCccagagggggggtggggggggactgCCTTCTGTTGGATCTGAACTATTTTATTCTGCATTTTTCAAACAATTTGCTGCTTTGTCCTTCCATTTTCTTTCGCCAGGTTTGCACTTGctggggtgcgtgtgtgtgtgtgtgagaccacaTGTGTAACACATTGGGTAATTCTGCATGCTCACACAAGAACACTCAACAAGAGACGCTGCCTTCAAAACGCTCTTCACAAGCAGTGAGATTACAACAGTGACTCAGCAGTGCAGTTAAAACAATGACTCTGCTGTTATATGTCAAACAACAGCAACCATGAGGCTGAAGTGTGGAAGGACAGAGTGAAGGTCAGTTTTAACGGGGCAGTTCTGCGTACATTAGACTGACTATGGACCAATCACAGGCCTtctcacaccttctcacacaGCTGGACCAATCACAGGCCTTCTCACATAGCTGGACCAATCACAGGCCTtctcacaccttctcacacaGCTGGACCAATCACAGGCCTTCTCACACAGCTGGACCAATCACAGGCCTtctcacaccttctcacacaGCTGGACCAATCACAGGCCTTCTCACACAGCTGGACCAATCACAGGCCTtctcacaccttctcacacaGCTGGACCAATCACAGGCCTtctcacaccttctcacacaGCTGGACCAATCACAGGCCTTCTCACACAGCTGGACCAATCACAGGCCTTCTCACACAGCTGGACCAATCACAGGCCTTCTCACACATGCTCCTGTGTAGTATTTTGTTAGCGTGTCGCTGCAATGTTACTTTATGCGTATGGGAGGAAAAGAGTTCTGGGTCTGAATTTAGAAACATCTGCCCGTCCCGTCTCACTCCTCACCCTGCCCGTCCCGTCTCACTCCTCACCCTGCCCGTCCCGTCTCACTCCTCACCCTGCCCGTCCCGTCTCACTCCTCACCCTGCCTGTCCCGTCTCACTCCTCACTCTGCGCAGAGCAATCAGAGATGGGACCAAAAACTGGGGGCTGGTTTCTTCAGACAGGAAGGAAGTCTGGTGCTGACCCAAACCACGGTGAAGTCTGGTGCTGACCCAAACCACGGTGCCAATGAGGAGTCAGCACTGGGAGCTGCTTTTAGTCCAGACGTAGCACACGCTGCCAAACACACTTATGTCCAAACACACGCGGTCGTGACAGTAACGTATGATTATaaccagtgatgccggtaacgcgttacttagtaacttAGTACTTAGTAACTTAGTACTTAGTAACTTagtacttagtaacgcgttactgtagtcagactacttttttcagtaacgagtagtctaacgcaactactatttaaaaactagtagtcagattaaagttacttatctaaaacatcgtgcgttactatttctgcatttcgggggaacataggttatatttattcattcttattttttggctacacgtttcttacacggttacgtcatctctgctctgcggcgccaaagtcagatgtgaACAATATGGAAGGAGAGaagttcgcctttagcagctggaaatacaggcattatttagattttatttcggctaaggatgacaacattaaggtccgttgtacactctgtgctggcgacagagtgctgtctacctTCAAATACAACGTCAAAtctgggaagaaaaaaaaaaacggggggtggcgagtgtaaattgttaccgggcggggtgtaaaatggactaaattaaGTATttatatcgcaatctatcgatcgccggtggttggcgacagagcgaactagtaactcattgaatcgtagatgtggatcagaggtaaataaactagatttttttttcggcgtgagatatcggatgtaaggcgtgtgaaaacggtcaaatgcgtgtctcacattcaatgcgtgagagttggcaatccTGTAAGTGGGCgaagttgaacagaaagactgtctttttttaatttaaaaaacatgtaagcctatttcaagaaaaagtttacaaatgccagtgtcatttttgatgttcctgTTAAAATACTGTGTGGGGCTGTAAGTCCATGACCTTTCTGTGCTGTGAAATCAGAGATTTATGTATCTGCACAGGCGGGGAACAGGACTGCACTAgaactgaccacacacacacacacacacacacacacacacacacacacacacacacacacacacacacacacacacacacacacacacacacacacacacagaggaactgaCTCATGGAATCACTCTGGTCAGCAGAACCAGAGCTGCTTACATCAAACCTCTGAGGAATTAAAGAGCTGCTCTgaggtccgtgtgtgtgtgtgtgtgtgtgtgtgtgtgtgtgtgtgtgtgtatatatatatggtgtgtgtgtgtgtgtgtgtgtgtgtatatatatatggtgtgtgtgtgtgtgtgtgtgtgtgtgtgtgtatatatatatatggtgtgtgtgtgtgtgtgtatatatatggtgtgtgtgtgtgtgtatatatatatggtgtgtgtgtgtatatatatatatggtgtgtgtgtgtatatatatatatggtgtgtgtgtgtgtgtgtgtatatatatatatggtgtgtgtgtgtgtatatatatatggtgtgtgtgtgtgtgtgtgtatatatatatatatatggtgtgtgtgtgtatatatatatggtgtgtgtgtgtgtgtgtgtgtatatatatatatatggtgtgtgtgtgtgtgtgtgtgtgtatatatatggtgtgtgtgtgtgtgtgtgtatatatatatatggtgggtgtgtgtgtgtgtgtgtatatatatatatatggtgtgtgtgtgtgtgtgtatatatatggtgtgtgtgtgtgtgtgtgtgtgtatatatatatatatggtgggtgtgtgtgtgtgtgtgtatatatatatatatggtgtgtgtgtgtgtgtctcaccctgtTTGCAGTAACAGCAAAGTAGTTCAGGTTCTGCAGCAGTCCTATGTCCGGGTGGATGGACGTCAGGTTGTTGTGACTCAGATCCAGGAAGCGCAGCTTGCGGCAGAAGAAGAGCTGGCTGGGGATCTTGTCGATCTTGTTGCGGTTGAGGTACAGACGCTCCAGGTTGGTGAGCGTGCCGATCTGGATGGGGATGTAGGCGATCTGGTTGTACCACAGCTTCAGACACACCAGCCGGTGCAGGTGCTGGAAACTGATGATCTCCTCGATGGTCTTCAGGTTGTTGTCCTTCAGGTCAATCTCCTGTACAGAGGCCCAGCGAGAAAGGAATCTAGATTAGATCGGCGGAATGGTAGAACCAGAAACGGAAGAACATTCGTACGTGGGATCAGAACACGGGATCAGAACACGGAAGGTTGCAGAGGTTCCACAGTGTCTCAGTTTCCATACACACTTCTCATGTGGTCTTCAATCTTATTACAGACCTGAAGCCCACTCTGAACACAGAACAGTCATCGCTCACACCCCTGTACTCGTGATTCTAGAGGCCAATAGATTTCAGTTCCTCATCTACGCCGTGTTCTGCTGTCGAGACTGCAGATTCCACTAAAACGTGATCTGGTATGATGTGAGCTTTCTGGGCAGGGGGTTACGTTACTGCTCGCTGGTGTATCCCAGTGTCCTTCAGAACAAACACAGCCAGCACACCCACAGCTCTCAGATCACAGCCTGTGGGCTTG from Brachyhypopomus gauderio isolate BG-103 unplaced genomic scaffold, BGAUD_0.2 sc46, whole genome shotgun sequence includes:
- the phyhd1 gene encoding phytanoyl-CoA dioxygenase domain-containing protein 1 isoform X1 is translated as MDILTEKDVQKFRADGFLALEGFLSARECDALRERASEIVARMDVPAHCRVQFSTDHDEQLKTQGNAEYFITSGDQVRFFFEKGVFDDRGEFIVPRERSLNKIGHALHAYEPVFKSITHSPKVQNVVKKLGLTSPVVLQSMYIFKQPGIGGEVTPHQDATFLYTKPLGRVLGVWIALEDASLQNGCLWFIPGSHNNGITRRMIRSPTGTFPLTDFTGRDQNYDDSLFVPAPVKKGGLVLIHGEVVHRSDANTSNTSRHVYAFHIMESKNTQWSPENWLQPTEELPFPSLYT